One stretch of Rana temporaria chromosome 10, aRanTem1.1, whole genome shotgun sequence DNA includes these proteins:
- the LOC120916403 gene encoding zinc finger protein 585A-like, with translation MSKPDVLSIMENVDEPFGQENNQARASRVEISECWPSGRTEEPRSFAPLVGKIPEEQSTSQNKQTTLIVNEIDNQDNHWREKTVHPIISHEPDRGSVEYSFPAEQSSPTSLPLMEKTGSREEDIVEQAAQGAKITGTGEDASAPLVLHGVSSMPSNFSKPEKGDAVASRPHGWSNVGHQSKTMETGRRKDNEPAEQPNQRFWGLFQCSFCNFVFQDLSELLQHQETHNQEKFQGIGNEVSRPDSQQQQPVLEWRRYRCIVCDKTFCKQSSLVTHLRIHTGEKPFSCHVCRRKFNQRTSLTVHLRTHTGEAPFPCNRCNRSFRQQSNLTHHMKSHQRTEDIDGAEWSEENTAPGIPFMYLISEADDSNSEVWGGKVPFIKNDKGEDSGSCKRPYVCGHCFKRFTHQSNLLVHQRIHTGDRSYRCQECGKHFTRRTSLMVHLRGHTGEMPYSCVQCGKSFRQQSNLLYHMKSHVMSIEPKVDTSAEHEQHGKLSGQLIGPSGQYVDRENPQLLNTSGERVEEGQLRAFQCTHCAKWFPSSHSLLLHQKLHVEQPSAAMHRREIQVPCPINRSLPHNYTENLLLPRQEHESYPSHFKLSPRAESNCVVGTLNSLESNLIPQTGHSSSFQRVASHSSEGTSGKGPYHVLGRGRPRKITLLGQGHGQMGAFLGGKAVHRCWKCPRYFNNKSNLIVHLRIHTGEKPFQCWLCEKRFRQQSNLIQHLKNHEDVLGDDLIPRPRKILNKDQPNGKNVQGLGLLQASGSPQPHLGFLPFDRNPMHHNGQLYEAPQTIHLGDIASSTECISNNLDGSNSPTSPERIYKCSSCFKTFNHKSNLLVHERIHSGDKTYRCLECGKHFSQRTSLMVHLRTHTGEMPYSCLQCRRRFRQQSNLLYHIKTNTVQGQLNCTPENLPGSPIIPRLEPVVEASMSSNMEASPGPPPSWVHLEASPKNDATSLEIGKAEYNCPACDKVFTHQSNLLVHQRIHSGERTYHCHECNRQFSQRTSLMIHLRTHTGEMPYSCQCCGKRFRQQSNLLYHLKSHVGQGISIDADQTAEYAVPRARGRPRKTDLSDTTREKGVAPRGKRTYKCTECPRRYNLMSNLVAHQKSHDLQPLYSCLECGDSFLHQGYLSVHKKQHSKVSTPHQGVQFCWRPNHELMDARSPGTEPERSSVYTQQEK, from the coding sequence TTTCAGAATGTTGGCCCAGTGGAAGGACAGAAGAACCAAGATCATTTGCTCCCCTTGTTGGAAAGATACCTGAAGAACAATCCACTTCACAAAACAAGCAAACCACACTTATTGTGAATGAAATCGACAACCAAGACAACCATTGGAGGGAGAAAACAGTCCATCCAATCATTTCCCATGAACCAGACAGAGGTTCAGTCGAATATAGTTTCCCGGCTGAACAAAGTTCACCGACATCACTGCCTCTTATGGAAAAGACAGGAAGCAGAGAAGAGGACATCGTGGAGCAAGCAGCACAAGGTGCAAAAATTACTGGAACAGGAGAGGATGCAAGTGCACCACTGGTGCTTCATGGGGTTTCTTCAATGCCAAGCAATTTTAGTAAGCCTGAAAAAGGAGATGCGGTAGCTTCCAGGCCTCACGGATGGTCTAACGTTGGCCATCAAAGCAAGACCATGGAGACAGGTAGAAGAAAAGATAATGAACCAGCAGAACAGCCAAACCAGAGATTCTGGGGTCTCTTTCAGTGCTCCTTctgcaattttgtttttcaagATCTTTCTGAACTTCTTCAACACCAAGAAACCCATAATCAGGAGAAGTTCCAGGGCATTGGAAATGAAGTGTCCCGCCCGGATTCTCAGCAACAACAGCCTGTGTTGGAGTGGAGAAGGTACCGCTGCATAGTGTGCGATAAGACTTTCTGCAAACAGTCCTCGCTGGTCACACACTTACGTATACATACTGGCGAGAAACCATTTTCTTGTCACGTTTGTAGAAGAAAATTTAACCAGCGTACAAGCCTCACTGTCCATTTACGCACCCATACAGGGGAGGCACCATTTCCCTGTAACAGGTGTAACAGAAGTTTTCGACAACAGTCCAATCTCACCCACCACATGAAGAGTCATCAGAGAACTGAAGATATTGATGGAGCTGAGTGGAGCGAAGAGAACACAGCTCCCGGTATTCCATTCATGTATTTGATATCTGAAGCAGATGACAGTAACAGCGAAGTATGGGGCGGCAAGGTTCCCTTTATTAAGAACGATAAGGGAGAAGATTCTGGTTCTTGTAAAAGGCCATATGTTTGCGGCCATTGTTTCAAACGATTTACGCATCAGTCCAACCTCCTGGTCCACCAACGCATTCACACAGGAGACCGATCTTACCGCTGCCAAGAATGTGGCAAACATTTTACTCGTAGAACCAGCTTGATGGTGCATCTCCGGGGCCATACAGGAGAGATGCCTTATTCCTGTGTACAGTGCGGAAAAAGTTTTCGCCAACAGTCGAACCTCCTCTACCATATGAAAAGTCATGTGATGTCAATTGAGCCCAAAGTGGACACCTCTGCAGAACATGAACAACATGGGAAGCTCTCTGGGCAGCTAATAGGGCCATCTGGACAGTATGTCGATCGAGAGAATCCACAATTATTAAATACTAGTGGGGAGAGAGTTGAAGAAGGCCAATTGAGAGCTTTTCAGTGTACCCACTGTGCTAAATGGTTCCCGAGTTCACACAGCCTTCTGTTGCACCAAAAACTTCATGTGGAACAACCTAGCGCTGCCATGCATCGTAGAGAAATACAGGTCCCATGTCCTATTAATAGGAGCCTTCCACAtaattacactgaaaacttgctgtTACCTCGCCAAGAGCATGAGAGCTATCCATCACATTTCAAGCTATCTCCTCGAGCAGAAAGCAACTGTGTTGTGGGGACATTGAACAGTCTAGAATCAAACCTTATTCCCCAAACTGGACATAGCTCTAGTTTCCAGAGAGTCGCGAGTCACAGTTCAGAGGGAACATCTGGTAAAGGTCCTTACCATGTTCTAGGAAGAGGAAGACCAAGGAAAATCACCTTGCTAGGACAGGGCCATGGCCAGATGGGAGCATTTTTGGGTGGGAAAGCAGTACACAGGTGTTGGAAGTGCCCTCGTTATTTTAACAACAAGTCAAATTTAATTGTTCACTTGCGTATTCATACTGGGGAAAAACCTTTTCAGTGTTGGCTCTGCGAGAAGAGATTTAGACAGCAGTCAAATCTGATTCAGCACCTCAAGAATCACGAAGATGTTCTTGGAGACGATCTTATACCACGTCCAAGGAAAATCTTAAATAAGGACCAGCCAAATGGAAAAAATGTTCAGGGTTTAGGCTTGCTTCAGGCCTCAGGCTCCCCTCAGCCTCATTTGGGTTTCCTTCCTTTCGATAGAAACCCCATGCATCACAACGGTCAGCTCTACGAGGCCCCTCAAACAATACACCTAGGTGATATAGCGTCTAGTACAGAGTGTATATCTAACAATTTAGATGGCAGTAACTCACCAACATCACCTGAAAGGATATACAAATGCAGCAGCTGCTTTAAAACATTTAATCACAAATCCAATCTTTTGGTCCATGAGCGTATCCACTCAGGAGATAAGACTTACCGTTGCCTGGAGTGTGGCAAGCACTTTAGCCAGCGCACCAGCCTGATGGTACATTTAAGAACTCATACAGGTGAAATGCCGTACTCTTGCCTTCAATGTCGGAGACGTTTTCGTCAGCAGTCTAATTTGCTTTATCATATAAAGACAAACACAGTTCAAGGGCAGCTGAATTGCACACCAGAAAATCTGCCAGGTTCCCCAATAATTCCTAGGCTAGAGCCGGTGGTTGAAGCTAGTATGAGTTCCAACATGGAGGCTTCCCCTGGGCCTCCACCTTCCTGGGTGCATTTGGAAGCCAGTCCTAAAAATGATGCCACATCATTAGAGATCGGAAAAGCAGAGTACAACTGTCCTGCTTGTGACAAAGTTTTTACTCATCAATCAAACCTCCTAGTTCACCAGAGGATCCATTCCGGAGAGCGTACGTACCACTGCCACGAGTGCAACCGCCAGTTCAGTCAGCGTACCAGCCTAATGATCCACTTGCGTACCCATACTGGGGAAATGCCCTATTCTTGCCAGTGTTGTGGAAAACGGTTTCGCCAGCAGTCGAACCTTTTGTATCATTTGAAAAGCCACGTAGGGCAGGGCATTTCCATTGATGCTGATCAAACTGCAGAGTATGCAGTGCCCAGGGCAAGAGGCCGTCCCCGTAAAACCGACTTGAGTGACACAACAAGAGAAAAAGGAGTTGCACCCCGTGGCAAGCGTACATACAAGTGCACAGAATGCCCCAGGCGCTATAACCTTATGTCTAATCTGGTTGCTCACCAGAAGTCACATGACCTACAGCCTTTGTACAGCTGCTTGGAATGTGGAGACAGCTTCCTCCATCAGGGTTATCTTTCTGTCCACAAGAAGCAGCACTCCAAGGTTAGCACTCCTCATCAAGGAGTGCAGTTCTGCTGGAGACCAAACCATGAGTTAATGGATGCTCGAAGCCCAGGTACAGAGCCCGAGAGAAGTTCTGTATATACACAGCAGGAAAAGTAG